In a genomic window of Polycladomyces abyssicola:
- a CDS encoding 1,2-dihydroxy-3-keto-5-methylthiopentene dioxygenase translates to MASIRIRNTGERIEGEANVRAFLEEQGVLYEHWDTEKLPEKLRDKFVLTDEEKEEILRAYDEDIRSLAERNGYVKWDVVALSPETPNLDELLKKFEQVHVHTEDEVRAIAAGNGIFTIKGKEETGYFDVELSAGDVISVPVNTPHFFTLMENRRVVAIRLFIDPSGWVAHPVEDPAFQP, encoded by the coding sequence ATGGCCAGCATTCGCATTCGAAATACGGGAGAGCGGATCGAAGGAGAGGCAAACGTTCGCGCATTTTTGGAAGAGCAAGGTGTGTTGTATGAACATTGGGACACGGAAAAACTGCCGGAAAAGCTGAGAGACAAATTTGTCCTGACCGATGAGGAAAAAGAGGAGATTTTGCGGGCGTACGATGAGGATATCCGGTCATTGGCCGAGCGAAACGGCTATGTGAAGTGGGATGTGGTGGCGCTGTCACCGGAAACGCCCAACCTGGACGAGTTGCTGAAGAAATTTGAGCAGGTTCATGTTCACACGGAGGATGAAGTACGGGCCATCGCTGCCGGCAATGGCATTTTCACGATCAAGGGCAAAGAGGAAACGGGCTATTTCGATGTTGAACTGTCCGCCGGTGACGTCATCTCGGTTCCGGTGAACACACCGCATTTCTTTACGCTGATGGAGAACCGGCGTGTGGTGGCCATCCGCTTGTTTATCGATCCGTCGGGTTGGGTGGCCCATCCGGTGGAAGACCCGGCATTTCAACCATAA